From one Lycium barbarum isolate Lr01 chromosome 6, ASM1917538v2, whole genome shotgun sequence genomic stretch:
- the LOC132643772 gene encoding uncharacterized protein LOC132643772: protein MTSVTALIRHSGFWNDQNCFVNYKIDAVVFIDNCNYDELVCTITNQLGVDTVRKTISIKYIVEGDFQPIEIHNDMGVRMYVELKRENRVLGMYPMCVSIHDLDVEDGAGNRIIGDDVLQIGYSENRDGMKVCDSTVNVVVLFGNDNNLVISKPEAKGVFVDQIYQDKETLKIVMTKYAIRERFNFKTERSNAISYTLACWSPAVF, encoded by the exons ATGACAAGCGTAACTGCGTTGATCCGTCATTCTGGTTTTTGGAACGATCAGAACTGTTTTGTGAATTACAAAATTGATGCTGTTGTATTCATTGATAATTGCAATTACGATGAGTTAGTTTGTACGATTACAAATCAATTAGGCGTGGATACTGTTAGGAAAACTATTTCAATAAAATATATTGTTGAAGGCGATTTTCAACCAATTGAAATACACAACGATATGGGAGTTCGTATGTACGTTGAGCTTAAGAGAGAAAACAGAGTTTTGGGGATGTATCCAATGTGCGTTAGTATTCATGATTTGGATGTTGAGGATGGTGCTGGTAATCGTATTATTGGAGATGATGTGCTGCAAATTGGATATAGCGAGAATCGGGATGGTATGAAAGTTTGTGATTCTACTGTAAACGTTGTTGTTTTGTTTGGGAATGATAACAATTTGGTAATTTCGAAACCGGAAGCGAAAGGAGTTTTTGTCGATCAAATTTACCAGGATAAGGAAACTTTGAAAATTGTGATGACGAAATACGCAATTCGTGAAAGATTCAATTTCAAAACAGAGAGATCGAATGCTATAAG CTACACTCTGGCATGTTGGTCGCcggcagtgttttaa